ACATAATTATTCCACATCTTTTGCATCAAGTACACAGGTGTCAGAGTCAGATTTTCCCACAAGGCTTTGAGGCTGTTGAAACCAGCACTAAATCCCTGTTTTTAGTCCATTTGCACTCGAGAAATGTTAGCTTCCTCCTGAGAGCAGCAAAATGAGGTGCCAAGTTAACGTGTGTTCCATATCCATTCATACTTTGAAACCACTGACTTTTAAAAATGGCATGGGTGGAATATCACACCTCACACTCTCGAGATGCCTGCTGCTGGCACGTGCAAGAGCCGTACTCGTTGATGATGACAAGTGCCCCCTCAATATGGTTGGGTTTGTAGTCAACGTAGTACTCGGATGCAGACGTAGTAGCCATCTGCTGCATGGTCTGCTTCTGCTTCTGCTTGCGACGCTGGCTGGTGAAGCACTGCCTCAACTGCCTGATGCCTGCTGGGAAACATTTCCAGGACACATAGAGCATGAGGACCATGATCAGGAAGGAGAAAATGAGGGCCATGGTGCCTGTCACCACCTTGTGAATCTGCATGGTGCTCTCCAGGTCATCAGCAGATGCAGTCACCGTTAAGGAGTTGGTCACCACTTCCCCACCCTCCACATCCTGCAGGTCATAGGGGTTTCTCGTCGGGCCATCGTATATGAAGCCTCTGGCACGGTTTCTAGTAGCTGTAAAGATCTGCGTTGTTGCTTCTACATTGTCCTCGCATAACTGGAAAGCGTAGACGGCATCCAGAATGTCCTCACCCTGTGCGATGTCTGGGCTGGCGCACAGCAGGCCACTGTCACGTTGTCCCTGGAAGTTGCTGAGCCAGGAAGCCAAGGCACAGACATTCCTGCTGCATTCCCAGTCATTACCCGACAGAGTGATGCTGCTCAGGGATGTCCATGAGTCCAAAATCCGCTGATCTATGTAAGTCAGTTTATTAGAGTCCAGCATAAGAGTGTTAAGGTTGGGCACACTCTCGAACACGTGTGGCTCAATGTACTCAATCTCATTGTTGGAGAAGTCAATCTTCTCCAAATGGTCCCAGGTCCAGTCAAGGGTGCTGACCACAATGGTGGCCTTATTGTTTCGCATGTAGAGGGTCCGCAAGGATATGAGGCGAGGGAAATGGGCCAGATTGACTTTCACCAACTCGTTGTGCTCCAGATGCAGCTCAGTGAGCTTGAAGAGTCCGGCAAATGAATTACGTGCCAGGCTCTGCAGCTGGTTGTAACCCAGATCCAGGAATTGCATGCTCCTGCAATCCTGGAAAATCCGCACAGGGATGAATTTAAGGGCATTGTAGCGCAAATGTAAATTGGTAAGCTTCCTAAGGCCATGGAAAAGGTCTGGCTCCAAGGATTGAAGTTTGTTATAGGATAAATCCAGTATTCGCAGATTGGGCAGAGGTCTGAAGGTCCCGTTGGGCAGGTTCTCTATCCGGTTGGTGCTCAGATCCAACTCTTTAACCCTTCGCAGCCGCTCGAAGGCGTTCTCCTCCACAATATCGATGTTGTTATGATCCAAGTAGAGCCAGGTAAGCTGCGACAGGCCCACAAAGTTCCCCTCCCGCAGCTCAGAGATGTTATTTTCGCGCAGGGACAAACCAATGGCGCT
The genomic region above belongs to Onychostoma macrolepis isolate SWU-2019 chromosome 01, ASM1243209v1, whole genome shotgun sequence and contains:
- the lrrtm1 gene encoding leucine-rich repeat transmembrane neuronal protein 1, with the translated sequence MLMDFLLIGLYLKWPLRKPPGLILCSLGIVLKIVPLVGGSCPRPCRCDNKLLYCEGLNLTDIPQNLSSAIGLSLRENNISELREGNFVGLSQLTWLYLDHNNIDIVEENAFERLRRVKELDLSTNRIENLPNGTFRPLPNLRILDLSYNKLQSLEPDLFHGLRKLTNLHLRYNALKFIPVRIFQDCRSMQFLDLGYNQLQSLARNSFAGLFKLTELHLEHNELVKVNLAHFPRLISLRTLYMRNNKATIVVSTLDWTWDHLEKIDFSNNEIEYIEPHVFESVPNLNTLMLDSNKLTYIDQRILDSWTSLSSITLSGNDWECSRNVCALASWLSNFQGQRDSGLLCASPDIAQGEDILDAVYAFQLCEDNVEATTQIFTATRNRARGFIYDGPTRNPYDLQDVEGGEVVTNSLTVTASADDLESTMQIHKVVTGTMALIFSFLIMVLMLYVSWKCFPAGIRQLRQCFTSQRRKQKQKQTMQQMATTSASEYYVDYKPNHIEGALVIINEYGSCTCQQQASRECEV